A genomic window from Triticum urartu cultivar G1812 chromosome 7, Tu2.1, whole genome shotgun sequence includes:
- the LOC125524640 gene encoding putative glycine-rich cell wall structural protein 1, translating into MAIKSLVLLGVVLASLLLLSEDVAGARELTDAKESKEKNVKPAGGSDLPKEEKWGGGNKHDGGYRDGEGYGNGGGYGAGGYGNGGGYGNGGGGYGYGGYGNNGGGYGGGYGNSGHGGGYGRGYGGGGYGPGYGGGYGNGDGNGGFGSGFGGGYGGGGGYGGGGGYGGGGGYGGGYGGGSGGGGYP; encoded by the exons ATGGCGATCAAGTCTCTAGTTCTTCTTGGTGTCGTACTAGCCTCGCTCCTGCTTCTCTCCGAGGATGTAGCGGGTGCTAGAGAGCTTACAGATGCTAAAG AGTCCAAGGAGAAGAATGTGAAACCTGCAGGAGGGTCGGACCTGCCTAAGGAAGAGAAGTGGGGAGGTGGAAACAAGCATGATGGAGGATACAGAGACGGTGAAGGGTATGGAAACGGTGGAGGGTATGGCGCCGGTGGATACGGTAATGGTGGGGGATATGGAAACGGTGGCGGAGGTTATGGCTATGGAGGTTATGGAAACAATGGTGGTGGGTATGGTGGAGGATACGGCAATTCTGGGCACGGTGGCGGTTATGGGCGTGGTTACGGCGGTGGAGGCTATGGACCCGGATATGGTGGCGGGTATGGCAATGGCGATGGAAATGGTGGATTTGGCAGCGGCTTTGGTGGGGGATATGGTGGTGGCGGCGGATATGGTGGAGGTGGAGGATACGGTGGTGGTGGCGGATATGGTGGAGGTTACGGCGGAGGATCTGGTGGCGGTGGCTATCCCTGA